In Terriglobia bacterium, a single window of DNA contains:
- a CDS encoding PAS domain S-box protein — translation MKHIQELDRFFSLSPDLLCILDFEGRFISFNPAWEYGLGYSAEELSSLPCLDRVHPDDRAQTVEAVSRLARETASVTILNRYECKDGSYKWLRWNCTSDLSRREIYGIARDITPVRKLQNELHELNATLEQRVRVRTEQWQRANEALRTEVAARMQTEEALRQAYQTLTSILEASPHAIIAVDSSRNVKVWNAAATRIFGWSEEEVIGRKVPFVTEETREQSNQFNQRALHGETFINFELRRHKRDGTPTDLLVSAAPTRDTHGEIDGFLTVATDITEHKALEQQFLRTQRLESLGTLASGIAHDLNNVLSPIVMSLELFRLRTTDGTMLRTLDTLDQCAQRGADLVRQVLTFARGVQGERMPVQTKHLLQDVEKVVLQTMPKSITVSSDFPTDLWMVSADVTQLHQVLMNLIVNARDAMTDGGSLSISARNVTLDETYVAMNPQASAGAFVVIEVQDSGHGIPPEIKERVFQPFFTTKEVGKGSGLGLSTVAAIVKNHGGFLTLYSEVGRGTSFKVYFPAPKSPAGQINKPARQTMPAGNGETVLIVDDEAAVRDIAKLTLEAHGYRVLVAQDGADGVAEYAKHAGEIRLVISDMDMPVMNGAAMIRSLERINPNVRILSASGLTAAVRASQQQTSHWRATLPKPYTAEQLLRAVHDLLQAA, via the coding sequence ATGAAACACATTCAGGAACTGGACAGATTTTTTTCGCTCTCACCGGACCTTCTATGCATTCTGGACTTTGAAGGACGCTTTATCAGTTTCAACCCGGCTTGGGAGTACGGCCTCGGGTACAGCGCTGAAGAGCTGAGCTCTTTACCTTGTCTTGATCGTGTTCATCCGGATGATCGAGCCCAAACAGTCGAAGCTGTATCGCGCCTGGCGCGCGAAACGGCGAGCGTGACGATCCTTAATCGGTATGAGTGCAAAGACGGGTCGTACAAGTGGCTGCGATGGAACTGCACCTCGGATCTGTCACGCCGGGAAATCTATGGCATTGCCAGGGACATCACACCGGTAAGAAAACTGCAAAACGAACTGCACGAACTCAACGCCACCCTGGAGCAGCGAGTCCGGGTTCGAACGGAACAGTGGCAGCGCGCGAACGAAGCTCTTCGCACCGAAGTGGCAGCGAGAATGCAAACCGAAGAAGCGCTTCGACAGGCGTACCAGACATTGACTTCCATACTCGAGGCCTCTCCGCACGCCATCATTGCTGTCGATTCATCGCGTAACGTCAAAGTCTGGAACGCAGCTGCAACCAGAATTTTCGGATGGAGCGAAGAGGAGGTAATCGGGCGCAAAGTGCCGTTTGTCACCGAAGAAACCCGCGAACAATCCAACCAGTTCAACCAGCGGGCACTGCATGGCGAAACGTTCATCAATTTTGAGTTGCGCCGGCATAAAAGAGACGGAACGCCAACCGACCTTCTGGTGTCTGCGGCCCCCACTCGCGACACCCACGGTGAGATCGATGGTTTTCTAACAGTGGCGACGGACATCACGGAACACAAAGCTCTCGAGCAGCAGTTTCTTCGGACGCAACGGCTGGAGAGTCTCGGAACACTGGCAAGCGGCATCGCGCACGATCTCAACAATGTGCTGTCTCCGATCGTCATGTCGCTGGAGCTATTCCGGCTTAGAACGACGGACGGGACGATGCTGCGAACGCTGGACACTCTGGACCAGTGCGCGCAGCGCGGCGCCGATCTCGTCCGGCAGGTTCTCACCTTTGCGCGCGGCGTGCAGGGAGAACGGATGCCGGTTCAGACCAAGCATCTGTTGCAGGACGTCGAAAAAGTCGTTCTGCAAACGATGCCGAAATCGATAACAGTCTCCTCCGATTTTCCAACCGATCTGTGGATGGTCTCCGCAGATGTGACGCAGCTGCACCAGGTGTTGATGAACCTGATTGTGAACGCCCGGGATGCGATGACGGACGGCGGCAGCTTGTCCATCAGCGCGCGCAATGTAACGCTCGACGAAACGTATGTTGCCATGAATCCTCAAGCCTCGGCAGGCGCCTTCGTCGTGATCGAGGTCCAGGATTCAGGGCACGGCATCCCGCCGGAAATAAAGGAACGCGTTTTCCAGCCGTTCTTCACCACGAAAGAAGTTGGGAAAGGCAGCGGTCTGGGACTGTCGACTGTGGCGGCAATTGTGAAAAATCATGGAGGCTTCCTCACCCTCTATAGCGAAGTCGGGCGAGGCACCTCGTTCAAGGTTTACTTTCCGGCGCCGAAGAGCCCGGCCGGGCAAATAAACAAGCCCGCTCGACAAACGATGCCGGCCGGTAATGGCGAGACGGTTCTGATAGTGGACGACGAAGCCGCCGTCCGGGACATCGCCAAACTGACGCTCGAAGCACACGGTTACCGGGTGCTTGTGGCACAGGACGGTGCGGATGGCGTTGCGGAGTATGCGAAGCATGCCGGCGAAATCCGGCTGGTTATCTCCGATATGGATATGCCCGTGATGAACGGCGCAGCTATGATTCGCTCGCTCGAGCGGATCAACCCGAACGTCCGCATCCTTTCCGCGAGCGGGCTGACGGCGGCTGTCCGTGCCTCCCAACAGCAAACCTCCCATTGGCGCGCCAC